The genomic region GCGCGTCGTGATCGACGGCATCTGCAACTCGGCCTGCACGCTGGTGTTCGGCATCGTGCCGCTGAACAAGATCTGCGTCACGCCGCGGGCCAGCATCGGCTTCCACCAGGCCTACTACGACAAGGCCTTCACCTTCGGCATCAAGGTCACCAGCCTCGAGGGCACCTCCGACCTGATGTCCTACTACCCCGACACGGTGAAGGACTGGATCCGCCGCAATGGCGGCCTCACCACCGAGATGAAGAAGATCAAGAACGGGGTCGATCTCTGGAAGATCGTCGACCCCTGTCCGGAAGAGTGGTAGGCGCGCGCGCTCCGAACCTCCGTCCTCAGGTCTTTGTTTGAAGTCTTCGGCTTCAAGTCTTGGGCCTGACGTCGCCATCCGACACCAGCAGTACGGACGCCTTCGACTTGCCGAGCACGGCCGCGGCGATGCTGCCGAAATTCAGGCTGTCGCCCTGGATGCGGTCGACGCCGATCACGACGAGGTCGGCCCGGCTTGACGCGATCTCCTGCAGGATCGCGACCTCAGGCGCGGTGTTGGCGCGTAGCCGCGTCGTCACGTTGATGTCGTAGCGCGCCGCGGTCGCCGCGATGTCCTTCAGGATCGCTTCCTCATGCGCCAGCGACATGCTGGGACCGGTGCGGCGGGCCCCCTTGTCGCGCGTGGTCGAGACGTAGACCACCTGCAGCGGCTCGCTCGAGAGGCGCGCCAGCGCGATCGCGACCTCGGCGCCGCGCCGCGAGACGTTGCTGCCCGAGACCGGCACCAGGATCTTCCGCGCATTCGCCGTCGGCTCCTTCTCGTGCACGCCCTTGGCGGCCGCGATCGCCAGCGGGCCGTCGAAGCCGGAGGCGAGGTCGTCGAGCCGCCTGTCGAAGCCGCCATCGGGGCCGGCGACCGCGTCCATGCCGACCACCAGCAGGTCGAAGCCCTTTCTGGCTTCCTCGGCAATCGCCTCCGCTGCCGTCTCCTCGCGGGCGCGGCTGATGACGTCGACACTGCCGCCGCCGTCGGCATCGGCTTCGGCGCTCGCCTTGGCCGCGCTGATGACCGCCGCTTCGGGGCTCTCCTCATCGGCGCGGTTTTTCTCTTGCAGCTTGGCGTTGGCGCCGACATGCAGCACCGTGATCGGCAGGCCGCGCCCGCCGGCGAGCTGGCCGGCGAGATGCGCGGCGAATGTCGCATTGCTGCTCTCGTCGACCGCGAGCAGCAGTCGCTCGAGATTGGCGACAAAGCCGCGCTGCTCATATTCCTCGCGCTCCAGCCGCTCCTTCTCGTCCTGGCCGAGCGGCAGCCGCGCCAGCGCGCTGCGCAGCATCGGCGGCATCGCCATCGTGGTCAGGATCGCCATGGTCACGATCATCGAGAACATGGTCTGGCTCAGCACCCCCATCGACAGGCCGATGGTGGCGATGATCACCTCGGTCGAGCCGCGCGCATTCATGCCGCTCGCCAGCGCATACGATTCCCGCCGGGTCAGCCCGCCCAGCGCGCCGCCGAAAAAGGCGCCGCCGAACTTGCCGATGCTCGCGATCAGGACCAGCGCCGCGGTCAGCCCCAGCACCGACGGATCCTTCAGCACGGTGAGATCGGCGCTGAGACCGGCGAGCCCGAAGAATACCGGCATGAACAGACTTGAGATCAGCCCGCGCAGCCGCTCGTCGATCTGCCGGGTCAGGATCGGGGATTCTCCGACCAGCACGCCGGCGATGAAGGCGCCGAGCACGGTGTGCACGCCGATCAGGTGCGTGATCATCGCCATCGCGCACATCAACAGCAGGATTACGGTGATCACCGCGGCCGAAGAGACCAGATGGTCGTTGGCCCAACGGATCAGCCGGAACACCAGCCGCCGGCCGATCGTGAAGCTGATCGCGAGGAAGGCCAGCGTGCCGAACAGCGCCTGCGCGACCGAGAGGATGTCGAGACTGCCGCGCGAGGCGAGGCTGAAGATGACGGCGATGATGATCCAGCCGAGGGTGTCGTCGATGATCGCGCTGGCGACGATGATCTGGCCGACATTGCGGCGCATGAAGTTCATTTCGCGCACCACAACGGCGACGATCTTCACCGAGGAGATCGACAGCGCCGTGCCGAGAAACAGCGAGGCGATCGGCCGCGCTTCGGGATGCGGCAGCAGGCCGCCGGGGAGCAATTCGCCGAGCGCGAAGCCGCAGACAAAAGGCACCGCGATGCCAGCGACCGAGATCGTGGTCGCGGCGCGGCCGACCTTGCGCACCAGCTTGAGGTCGGTGTCCATGCCCGTCAGCAGCAACAGGAGCAGGATGCCGAACTGTGCAATGCCGTCGATCAGCGCCCTCTGCTCGCCGGACGGCGGAAAGATCACGCTATGCGCCGACGGCCACAGCCAGCCGAACAGCGATGGTCCGAGCAGCAGGCCGCCGAGCAGCTCGCCGATCACGGAGGGCTGGCCGATCCGCTGCATCAATTCGCCGAGGCTGCGCCCGACCGCGATCAGGAGCGCGATCTGGACGAGCAGGATGTACTCGGATGGCTTGCTCGCCTTGTCGCCCGCAGCGTCGGCTGCCGTGATGCTCACGAGCAGGATGACGGTCGCCCAAATCGCCGGTTGAAGCCGCCCCCAGCGGATCACCATGGCATCTCCGATTTCCAATTCCAGCGCGGCCCGGCCGGCTTGCCGCATGCGGTCAACGCCCGGGTTCCGAAAGTGATCCACCGGGTCAGATTTTGGAACGGAGGCACCGGCGGTTCGTTTCGCTCATGACGCGTTCATCCCGGTGATGCGAATGTCTCCATGAGCGAGCCTAACCGCCGGAGCGGCTGCGACTCGGCTCGCGCGAACGGGAGGCTGCAATGGCAACCAGATCCAATCTTTCGAAGGCTGAACTCGCGCGTAGCGTTGCCGGCGCCACATCGGCATTGGTGCTTAGCGCGCTCGTCCTGTTCGTCGCCGCGCATCACCTGAGCGGCGGATAGGCAGGCGGCGCGTGCCGCGCCGATCCTTCACAGCAGGAAGGTCCCGATCAGGAGACCGGCCGCAAATGCCCAAAGCCCGAGGGTGCAGGCCGATATGACCCGGACGAGATTGCGCAGATCCACGTCCTGCCAGCTGCTATGGGACCGATACGTCAATTGCAGGCACCCCCTGCGGTGGCCGCCTTGCTTCCTAGCCTGACAGCCTGTTCCCGATAGGTGCCCAAATGAAGGCAACCAATAGTGGCGCCCGATCACGCATTTGCGAGGCACCGCCTCAAGGCGCCCGGTATTTCCTTCCTGGCGGCGAAATGATGCCCGTCCGGATCAGGCCGCCCGGCGTTTGCGGGTGCGGGCCGCCTTTTTCGCCGAGCGCGACCGCTCCGCGGCGGGACGGCCCGCGGCCGCCTTGCCGCCGAGCTTGCCGCCCTTGCGCGATGGGGAATGATCCTCGCGCGTGCCGCGGCCGGAGCCGCTCTTCTTGCCGCCGTGGGTCTCCTTGTTGACGGTCGCCCATGCCCGCCGCTCGGCCTCGCGGCTGGAAATGCCGCGCTGCTCGTAGCCTTCCTCGATGTGCTCGGCCTGCCGCTTCTGCTTGTCGGTGTAGCTCGACTTGTCGCCTCTGGGCATTGCGCTCTCCTGTCTATTTTGATCGAGACGTCCGCCGGGCTTCGCCCGGGTCGTCGTCCGGCTCGACGACCTCGAATCTGGACCGGCTGAAGCGGCCCAATCCGCTGAGCTCGTAATAGCCGTCACGTTCGATATCCCTTGTCACCTCGTAGACGCGCCCGAGCGAGAGCGTGTCCCGCTGCAACGTGTTGTCGACGCAGCGAACGTGAAAAATCTTGCCGGTTTCGGCCATGCGCTCATCCTGAATTGTTGGTCTGGTTCGGCGTTACTTATCGCGCAACGTCACGATCGCAACCGGCAGCCCTGCCGTGGGCCGATCACGAAATCTCGTTCGGCAATTTCCATTCGGGCGCCGGCTCGCAGACTTCACCGTCGTCAGGAATCTGCTTCATGTGATAGCCGGCCGGCAGCACCTGTCCCGGAGCCTCATCCGCGACCGGAACATCGAAGACCAGCCCGGAGACCAGTGCATGTTCCCACGCCTGCTTCTCCGTCGGAAAGGCCTTGTCGATTTGTCTGTCGCGATCGAACAGCGCATAGGGCATCTGGCATCCTCGAGCATTGGCTTGGCGCAGGCGGCTCGCCTGTCGTTCGCCCGATATGTCGAAAACGTCCGTGGCTGACCGGTGTTCCTAAATTCGCCCGCCAGCCGCGAAGGCCGATCCGCTACCTTGCATGATATCGCTGAGATATCTCGCCGGTGGCTTGCCGAGCGCCTTCTTGAACATGGTGATGAAGGCTGTGACGGACTCATAGCCGAGTGCGGACGAGACCTGCTGAACGCTCGCGCCGGCGGAGAGTTCGCGCAACGCGACGATCAAATGCAGTTGCTGGCGCCAGCGCCCGAATGTCAGGCCGGTTTCTCTCAGGATGAGACGCGCCAGAGTGCTCTCGCTCAGCGCCACGCGTTCGGCCCATTCGGCCATCGTGCGCCGATCGGCCGGATCGTCGGCGAGCGCTGCCGCGATCCGTCGCAAGCGTGGCTCGGGCGAGATCGGCAGATGCAGCTGCTGCAGTGGCATGCGCGGCAATTCGCTCAGCAGCAATTGCGCAACGAGCGTCTCGCTGCCGCCGTCCTGCTGCATGCGATCGGAAAACTCGATGATCAGTTCGCGCAGCAACGGCGAGATCGACAATGTGCAGCAGCGATCGGGCAGGTCGGCGGCACCGGGCTCGATGAAGACGAAGAAGATCCGCGCATTGGCGGTTGCGATATTGGTGTGGCGCGTGCCGCCGGGAAGCCAGACGCCGCAATGCGGCGGCACCATCCACAATCCGTTCGGAACGCGGCACATCACGCCGCCGCCGAGCGCAAAGACGAGCTGTCCCTTCCGGTGCGCGTGCTCGGCCGCCTCGACCTTGTTTTCGGTGACGTCGAGGCGCACGGCGATGGCCGCCGCTGCGACGTCATCCGGATCAAGGTCCGGCCAGGGATAGCGAAGTTGAAAGCCCATAACGGAGCTGGAAACCTGTCGCGTGACTGAATTTAGCGATCGATAGAACAGATATGTAAATTCTTCCGGTAGCCAAGTCGATAGCTTCGCGCATGCAGATGGGCAGGAGAGCATGCGATGACGATGATTGCGCCGATGCGCACGCTGGGCGGGCAGGGGCTGTTGTTGACGGGGATCCTGCTGATCGCCTCGACGCTCCGCGCGCCCATTACCGGCGTCGCGCCGATGCTCGGCATGATCGGTGAGACCAGCGGGATCGGCGCGGCGGAGGCCGGGATCCTGACGACGCTGCCCTTGCTGGCATTCGCGGCGATCTCTCCGGTTGCAGCTGTGCTCGGGCGCAAATGGGGCATCGAACGGTCGCTGTTCGGTGCGCTGCTTGTCATCGCGGCCGGGATCGCGCTGCGCTCGTCCGGTCCGGTCTGGGCGCTGTTCGCCGGCACCGCCACCATTGGCGCCGGAATCGCCGTTGGAAATGTGCTGCTGCCGAGCCTGCTCAAGCGGGACTTTCCGACCCGCATCGCCAGCCTGACCGGCGCTTACGCGATCACGTCCGCATTGGCCCAGGCGCTCGCATCTGTCGTCGCAATCCCGCTCGCCCAATTACCGGGATCGAACTGGCATCTCTCGCTTGCGAGCACGCTGATCTTTCCGTTGGTGGCGCTGATAGCCTGGGCACCCCAGCTGGGGACGCACGCGGCCCCGACGGTCGAGCCGGCCTCGTCGCCGCGCGGGCGCATCTGGCACTCGCTGCTCGCCTGGCAGGTGACCGGCTTCCTCGGCCTGACCTCGCTCGTGTTCTACATCATCGTCGGATGGCTGCCCGCCATCCTCGTGCAGGCAGCCTACCCGGCGGCGACGGCGGGTATGCTGCACGGCGTGCTGCAATTGGCGACCGCGGTCCCCGGCCTGATCCTCGGGCCAATGGTCCGGCGCATGAAGGACCAGCGCGGCATCGCGATTGCAGTGTCGCTTGCGACCTGCGTCTCGCTGCTGGGATTGTGGCAGCTTCCGGCGCTCGCAATGCTGTGGGTCGCGCTGTTCGGCTTCGGGGCGGGTGCTGCCTTCATCCTCGGCTTGACATTCGTCAGCCTGCGAACCTCGCACAGCCACCAGGCGGCCGCGCTGTCGGGCATGGCGCAGTGCCTCGGCTACTCGCTCGCCGCTGCGGGCTCGCCGCTCGCCGGATTTGCCCATGATGCGACCGGAGGCTGGGAGGTTGCGCTCGCGTGCTGCGCCGTCGCGACGGTGCTGATGGCCGTCCTGGGCCGATCAGCCGGCCGCGCGGCGACAATCTGATTGTCGTTCGATGCGAAATATCGCGAGCCGGATCCGGCTCGCAACAAGGCGTGGCGAGGGCCGGTCGGTTGTCTGCGCTGCAGGCGCGCGCTACAGAAGGCGGGAAGCCTCACAAGCAAGAGCCAAGGGAAAAGTGTCGTTGAGAATATCTGCCAGCACGCGCATCGTGATCGGATCGACGCTCTTTGCCTTGGCGTCGAGCGCATTCCTTTTTCTGGTTCCTCCGAGTCCGATCGACAGAAACCTGTTGCGTGGCGCCTTCCGTCTTTACAAGGGATATGCGTATCTCATCCCCGTCAAATACGTGGACGGCACGCTCGAGACTGCCCGATTGTACGAAGACGACCAGCTGCTCGGGCCCGCGAACACGGCCCAGCAAGAGATCATCGACAAGGGTGCCGGCCGATTCGCATTTTACCGGGACACCTGGAATTACTTCGGCCCGGCCTTGATGTTCTCGACAAGCGACAACACCGACCCGAATACCAACGGCAGGAAGTATCATCTCAGATGACGAACTGACCCGCGCTGTGTCCGGCTGTCGTCACGTCGTGCGTATCACGCCCAGTTCCTTCGACCGTTGGAGAAGAGCCGGCCGGTAAGGCGGGGAGGGATCGTCGTCGTCAGGGATGGCGCAATGGCCGAACTCCTGCTGGATGCGCCGGATCTCCACAACCCGATCGTTCAACCGCTGCAGATGTTCAAGCGATGTTGCCTTCCAGTAGCGGAAGGTGTCGAGCGTAATCGGCACGAAGGCGGTGCCGAACAGCGTTGGATCGGGCACGACGGTCCGCCCGAGCAGCAGGTAGCGGTCCTGACCGACGATGACGAGGGTGGCATACGGCCGCCCTTCACTTACCCTGAGGCCCTTCAACGAAAGTTCGCTCAGCTTGCTGAAATAGGGTTCCTCGCGCCAGCGGTCGGGATCATCGAGGTCGACCTGCACATTCAGCGCGTCGAGCCCGAAATGCGGCACCATGCCCGTGGTCTCGGGAAACCAATCATCATCGAGGTGGCCTTGCAGCCAGGCACAGCTGAATGAGCGGCACTGCCGGGGACGCTCGTGGTAGATCTCGCATCCACCGCCCGCCAGGATGTGGCTGCAGACCGTATTCACCGGCTTGCCGAGATCGGTCACCTCAAGCACCTTGCAGCAGAGGGTGCATGATCCACATTGCCTGACCGTCGGAGCCACGGGAAAGCCGAGGGCCCACGAGCCCTGTCGTTCGCGGAGGAGCAGCTTCTGCTTCTCCAAGGTGCTCAGTGCACGCTCGACCTTGAGGCGCGACAATCTGGTCACGCCGATAATATCTTTCGTCGTCGTCGCGCCGCTCTCGACCGCCCGAACGATGACCAACGCCACTTGATCCATTGTTTTTCTTCTTGTCCGGCTCGTGGCCGGCTCTTCTTGCAGTGTTTTTGGCCGCCGGTATTCGGCGACGGTAGATTCCAGTGCAACCCGGAACGTGCCGCGACCGACGGCTGCGAGATTCCACCGAAGCGTATCGGCGAGGGCGGCATGTCGCATCCGATAAACGTGCATGGCATCCCTGAGGACAAATCGTCGTGATTGCAGCGATAGGCGTTGGGTCCGCGAGCGTCTGCAAGGTCGGAGTGGTCTCGTGTCATCGGCAATGTCGCGAGAATGCGAATGTGTGGCTAGCAGACCGTGCAGCACGTTCAGTGTCGTCCCTGCGAAAGCACTAGGGCATGCACATATCTCTGAGGCTCCATCCTGCTGCGACGGCCAGGAAGTATTCGAGGCCATTTTTGAAGGTGATGGGGCCTGGAGGTTTAGACGACGGGTAGCCGTCCCAACCGCCAAGGCGGCCGATGATCCAGGCTGCCCAGGTGAGGCTGTCGGGCGGATGTGGGTTTTTCAGTCGCTTGCTCCTGGCCTCGAGTTGCCGGTTGAGGGCGGCAAGCGCGTTGATCTCGTTGTCGTTGAAGGCAACGCGAATGGGCTGCTGACCGCCATCGCGCGCTTGCAGAAGCTGGATGGTGATGACGGCTGCCCTGGCGGCGATAGCGACCAGTTTGAGGAGACGATCGGCGGTTCCGATCTGGCTGTCTTCGAGCTTGAGGCCTTG from Bradyrhizobium elkanii USDA 76 harbors:
- a CDS encoding cation:proton antiporter encodes the protein MRQAGRAALELEIGDAMVIRWGRLQPAIWATVILLVSITAADAAGDKASKPSEYILLVQIALLIAVGRSLGELMQRIGQPSVIGELLGGLLLGPSLFGWLWPSAHSVIFPPSGEQRALIDGIAQFGILLLLLLTGMDTDLKLVRKVGRAATTISVAGIAVPFVCGFALGELLPGGLLPHPEARPIASLFLGTALSISSVKIVAVVVREMNFMRRNVGQIIVASAIIDDTLGWIIIAVIFSLASRGSLDILSVAQALFGTLAFLAISFTIGRRLVFRLIRWANDHLVSSAAVITVILLLMCAMAMITHLIGVHTVLGAFIAGVLVGESPILTRQIDERLRGLISSLFMPVFFGLAGLSADLTVLKDPSVLGLTAALVLIASIGKFGGAFFGGALGGLTRRESYALASGMNARGSTEVIIATIGLSMGVLSQTMFSMIVTMAILTTMAMPPMLRSALARLPLGQDEKERLEREEYEQRGFVANLERLLLAVDESSNATFAAHLAGQLAGGRGLPITVLHVGANAKLQEKNRADEESPEAAVISAAKASAEADADGGGSVDVISRAREETAAEAIAEEARKGFDLLVVGMDAVAGPDGGFDRRLDDLASGFDGPLAIAAAKGVHEKEPTANARKILVPVSGSNVSRRGAEVAIALARLSSEPLQVVYVSTTRDKGARRTGPSMSLAHEEAILKDIAATAARYDINVTTRLRANTAPEVAILQEIASSRADLVVIGVDRIQGDSLNFGSIAAAVLGKSKASVLLVSDGDVRPKT
- a CDS encoding AraC family transcriptional regulator, with amino-acid sequence MGFQLRYPWPDLDPDDVAAAAIAVRLDVTENKVEAAEHAHRKGQLVFALGGGVMCRVPNGLWMVPPHCGVWLPGGTRHTNIATANARIFFVFIEPGAADLPDRCCTLSISPLLRELIIEFSDRMQQDGGSETLVAQLLLSELPRMPLQQLHLPISPEPRLRRIAAALADDPADRRTMAEWAERVALSESTLARLILRETGLTFGRWRQQLHLIVALRELSAGASVQQVSSALGYESVTAFITMFKKALGKPPARYLSDIMQGSGSAFAAGGRI
- a CDS encoding MFS transporter yields the protein MTMIAPMRTLGGQGLLLTGILLIASTLRAPITGVAPMLGMIGETSGIGAAEAGILTTLPLLAFAAISPVAAVLGRKWGIERSLFGALLVIAAGIALRSSGPVWALFAGTATIGAGIAVGNVLLPSLLKRDFPTRIASLTGAYAITSALAQALASVVAIPLAQLPGSNWHLSLASTLIFPLVALIAWAPQLGTHAAPTVEPASSPRGRIWHSLLAWQVTGFLGLTSLVFYIIVGWLPAILVQAAYPAATAGMLHGVLQLATAVPGLILGPMVRRMKDQRGIAIAVSLATCVSLLGLWQLPALAMLWVALFGFGAGAAFILGLTFVSLRTSHSHQAAALSGMAQCLGYSLAAAGSPLAGFAHDATGGWEVALACCAVATVLMAVLGRSAGRAATI